One segment of Deinococcus multiflagellatus DNA contains the following:
- a CDS encoding LabA-like NYN domain-containing protein — protein sequence MQYVVHRPRVGVFIDTQNLYHSARDLLERTVNFETILKCATDGRELVHAISYTVERENEATARPFIYKLSTLGFKVRRMNLTLHHVTDGGKAIYEGNWDMGIVADMVRLMDHLDIIVLGSGDGDFTDIVEVLQERGKRVEVIAFREHTAQKLVDAADRFTHLPDIEHALMPARAPRGGKAEE from the coding sequence ATGCAGTACGTCGTGCACCGCCCCCGCGTGGGCGTCTTTATTGACACCCAGAACCTCTACCACTCGGCCCGCGACCTGCTGGAGCGCACGGTCAACTTTGAAACCATCCTGAAGTGCGCCACCGACGGCCGCGAACTGGTCCACGCCATCAGCTACACCGTGGAGCGCGAGAACGAGGCCACCGCGCGGCCCTTTATCTATAAACTTTCCACGCTGGGCTTCAAGGTGCGGCGCATGAACCTGACCCTGCACCACGTCACCGACGGCGGTAAGGCCATCTACGAGGGCAACTGGGACATGGGCATCGTGGCCGACATGGTGCGCCTGATGGACCACCTTGATATCATTGTGCTGGGCAGCGGCGACGGGGACTTTACCGACATCGTGGAGGTGCTGCAGGAGCGCGGCAAGCGCGTGGAGGTGATCGCTTTCCGCGAACACACCGCCCAGAAGCTGGTGGACGCCGCCGACCGCTTTACCCACCTGCCCGACATTGAGCATGCCCTGATGCCCGCCCGCGCCCCTCGGGGCGGCAAAGCGGAGGAGTGA
- a CDS encoding MarR family winged helix-turn-helix transcriptional regulator: MPNRYAGSPDDRAALDAYVKLWRAAHAVEVSANRHLAEYGLTISQFGVIEAVYHLGPLSQRQLAEKILRSSGNLTMVIDNLERDGLVRRDRDPHDRRIMRVSLTPAGQKLIERILPRHVQGIRDVFSVLTPEETAQLSRLTRKLGRALQAQGDEVAGAERTGRR, from the coding sequence ATGCCCAACCGTTACGCTGGCTCTCCCGATGACCGCGCGGCGCTCGACGCGTACGTGAAGCTGTGGCGCGCGGCCCACGCGGTGGAGGTCAGCGCCAACCGGCACCTGGCCGAATACGGCCTGACCATCAGCCAGTTTGGGGTGATTGAGGCCGTGTACCACCTGGGGCCCCTGAGCCAGCGGCAACTGGCCGAGAAAATCCTGCGCTCCAGCGGCAACCTGACCATGGTGATTGACAATCTGGAGCGCGACGGGCTGGTGCGGCGTGACCGCGACCCCCACGACCGCCGCATCATGCGCGTGTCGCTGACCCCGGCCGGCCAGAAGCTCATTGAGCGTATCCTGCCGCGCCACGTGCAGGGCATTCGGGATGTGTTCAGCGTCCTGACGCCAGAGGAAACCGCCCAGCTGAGCCGCCTGACGCGCAAATTGGGCCGCGCGCTGCAGGCCCAGGGCGATGAAGTGGCCGGGGCCGAACGGACGGGGCGGCGGTAG
- a CDS encoding GNAT family N-acetyltransferase, with product MERPEPLTFAPLPDRAYAELLSQAHPDHPVSEDDLARIAAGRQGDEHFTREGAFVGRTAVGAVQTGVPRMDAHEGWLDLTVTTAEPDPGLAGELLRRGLTTLAQAGAHTAVTRVREHWWDHGFLLAQGWREFDRMWLSTLDLRTLDFAAYATEEARALAGGVTIHPLSDLGGWDGEPERHYALIHALLSDVPSREPIVVWPYELWRTRMAALNPDPRGLMIALGPDGEWIGTSQLAQPVPTHPGMLHNGLTGVLPAWRGRGLGLALKLAAARAALARGFTHSRTGNHAINRPMLGINGRLGFVREAALVTLVREVGSGQ from the coding sequence ATGGAGCGCCCTGAACCCCTGACCTTTGCGCCGCTGCCCGACCGGGCTTACGCCGAGTTGCTCTCGCAGGCCCACCCCGACCACCCAGTGAGCGAGGACGACCTGGCCCGGATCGCTGCCGGGCGCCAGGGCGACGAGCATTTCACCCGCGAGGGGGCCTTTGTGGGCAGGACGGCTGTGGGCGCCGTGCAGACGGGTGTGCCGCGCATGGACGCCCACGAGGGCTGGCTGGACCTGACTGTGACCACCGCCGAACCAGACCCCGGGCTGGCAGGTGAGCTGCTGCGGCGCGGGCTGACCACGCTGGCCCAGGCGGGCGCCCACACGGCCGTGACGCGGGTGCGGGAACACTGGTGGGACCACGGGTTTTTGCTGGCCCAGGGCTGGCGCGAATTCGACCGGATGTGGCTGAGCACCCTGGACCTGCGCACCCTGGATTTCGCCGCCTATGCGACGGAAGAAGCGCGGGCCCTGGCCGGCGGCGTGACCATTCACCCCCTCAGCGACCTGGGCGGTTGGGACGGTGAACCAGAGCGCCACTACGCCCTGATTCACGCCCTGCTGAGTGACGTGCCCAGCCGCGAGCCGATTGTGGTCTGGCCCTACGAGCTGTGGCGCACCCGCATGGCCGCCCTGAACCCGGACCCGCGCGGCCTGATGATCGCCCTGGGCCCGGACGGCGAGTGGATCGGCACCAGCCAGCTGGCCCAGCCAGTGCCCACGCACCCCGGCATGCTGCACAACGGCCTGACCGGCGTGCTGCCCGCGTGGCGCGGCCGGGGGCTGGGCCTAGCGCTGAAACTGGCCGCCGCCCGCGCCGCCCTGGCACGCGGCTTCACCCACTCGCGCACCGGCAACCACGCGATCAACCGCCCCATGCTGGGCATCAACGGGCGGCTGGGGTTCGTGCGGGAAGCGGCGTTGGTGACGCTGGTCAGGGAAGTGGGCAGTGGGCAGTAG
- a CDS encoding PLP-dependent aminotransferase family protein — protein sequence MTSDVQATPGSALAQAQAAYDAVKRKGLKLNMQRGQPADADFDLSNDLLGVLGPADTHMDGLDLRNYPGGVTGLPSARALFGQYLDLKPENMVVWNNASLELQGYVLTFALLHGRGGQPWAGQRPKMIVTTPGYDRHFLLLQTLGFELLPVDMQPDGPDVDAIEALAADPAVKGLLFVPTYSNPGGETISAEKARRLAGLNAAAPDFTILADDAYRAHHLSPDPAEQDTPVNFVALCRDAGHPDRAFVFASTSKVTFAGAGLGFVGTSEDNVRWLSRYLNAQSIGPNKLEQARHVKFLQGYPGGLEGLMAQHAALIAPKFRAVDEVLRAELGGSGEYATWTTPRGGYFIGLDTAEPVAARVVALAEAAGVSLTPAGATYPGGQDPHNRNIRLAPTRPPVEEVYEAMRAVATCIRLATEEHRARPVSGA from the coding sequence ATGACGAGTGACGTGCAGGCGACCCCCGGCTCGGCCCTGGCCCAGGCGCAGGCGGCCTACGACGCGGTGAAGCGCAAAGGGCTGAAGCTGAACATGCAGCGCGGCCAGCCCGCCGACGCCGACTTTGACCTCAGCAACGACCTGCTGGGGGTGCTGGGCCCGGCCGACACCCACATGGACGGCCTGGACCTGCGCAACTACCCCGGCGGCGTGACTGGGCTGCCGTCCGCGCGGGCGCTCTTTGGGCAGTACCTGGACCTGAAGCCGGAAAACATGGTGGTGTGGAACAACGCCAGCCTGGAACTGCAGGGGTACGTGCTGACCTTCGCCCTGCTGCACGGGCGCGGCGGCCAGCCCTGGGCGGGCCAGCGGCCCAAAATGATCGTGACCACGCCGGGCTATGACCGCCATTTCCTGCTGCTGCAGACGCTGGGCTTTGAGCTGCTGCCGGTGGACATGCAGCCCGACGGCCCCGACGTAGATGCCATTGAAGCCCTGGCGGCGGACCCGGCCGTCAAGGGCCTGCTGTTCGTGCCCACCTACTCCAATCCGGGCGGCGAAACCATCAGCGCCGAGAAGGCCCGCCGTCTGGCCGGTCTGAACGCGGCGGCCCCCGACTTCACGATCCTGGCCGACGACGCCTACCGCGCCCACCACCTCTCCCCCGACCCGGCCGAGCAGGACACCCCCGTGAACTTCGTGGCCCTGTGCCGCGACGCGGGCCACCCGGACCGCGCCTTTGTGTTTGCCAGCACCAGCAAGGTCACCTTTGCGGGCGCGGGGCTGGGCTTTGTGGGCACCAGCGAGGACAACGTGCGCTGGCTGTCCAGGTACCTGAACGCCCAGAGCATTGGGCCCAACAAGCTGGAGCAGGCCCGGCATGTGAAATTCCTGCAGGGTTACCCGGGCGGCCTGGAAGGCCTGATGGCGCAGCACGCCGCGCTGATTGCCCCGAAATTCCGCGCGGTAGACGAAGTGCTGCGCGCCGAACTGGGAGGGAGCGGTGAGTACGCCACCTGGACCACCCCCCGGGGCGGCTACTTTATCGGCCTGGACACCGCCGAGCCGGTGGCGGCGCGCGTGGTGGCCCTGGCCGAAGCGGCGGGCGTGAGCCTCACCCCGGCGGGCGCCACCTACCCCGGCGGCCAGGACCCCCACAACCGCAACATCCGCCTGGCCCCCACCCGGCCCCCCGTTGAGGAGGTGTACGAGGCCATGCGCGCCGTGGCCACCTGCATTCGCCTCGCCACCGAGGAACACCGCGCGCGGCCCGTCAGCGGCGCCTAG
- the queA gene encoding tRNA preQ1(34) S-adenosylmethionine ribosyltransferase-isomerase QueA produces the protein MAASYPQDSTHAAPDSADAVLARLHFELPEDRIAQTGAQPRDASRLMVVGEPLEHRIFRELPSLLRPGDLLVFNESRVIPARVMARKPVDAAGFGGGQVEVLLLREEENNVWSAYLKPAKRAGKELWLGGAPGQGHRAEVVGTLDDGARLLRFDHDIKPHLDEIGRLPLPPYIQAGDSDETWRERYQTVYARTPGSVAAPTAGLHFTPELLAQLDALGVERAHVTLHVGAGTFKPITGAVADHVMHAERYAVSEDTARAINRARAEGRRVVAVGTTTVRTLESAWNGHEVVPGEDETRIFITPGTVVQVPDLLITNLHLPGSTLLLLVTAFAGEKRIRAAYDAALQEGYRFYSLGDAMLLENRKWAVGSGV, from the coding sequence GTGGCCGCCTCTTATCCCCAGGACAGCACCCACGCGGCCCCCGACAGCGCCGACGCGGTGCTGGCGCGGCTGCACTTTGAGCTACCCGAGGACCGCATTGCCCAGACCGGCGCCCAGCCGCGCGACGCCAGCCGCCTGATGGTGGTGGGTGAGCCGCTGGAGCACCGCATTTTCCGCGAGCTGCCCAGCCTGCTGCGCCCCGGCGACCTGCTGGTGTTCAACGAAAGCCGCGTGATTCCGGCGCGCGTGATGGCCCGCAAGCCCGTGGACGCCGCTGGTTTTGGTGGCGGACAGGTGGAAGTGCTGCTGCTGCGCGAGGAAGAGAACAACGTGTGGAGCGCCTACCTGAAGCCCGCCAAGCGCGCAGGCAAGGAATTGTGGCTGGGCGGCGCGCCGGGGCAGGGCCACCGCGCCGAGGTGGTGGGCACCCTGGACGACGGCGCGCGGCTGCTGCGCTTTGACCACGACATCAAGCCTCACCTGGACGAGATTGGCCGCCTGCCCCTGCCCCCCTACATTCAGGCGGGCGACAGCGACGAAACGTGGCGCGAGCGCTACCAGACGGTGTATGCCCGCACCCCCGGCAGCGTGGCGGCGCCCACGGCGGGGCTGCACTTCACCCCGGAACTGCTGGCGCAGCTGGACGCCCTAGGCGTGGAGCGCGCGCACGTCACCCTGCATGTGGGGGCCGGCACCTTCAAGCCCATCACGGGCGCGGTGGCCGACCATGTGATGCACGCCGAGCGCTACGCGGTGAGCGAGGACACCGCCCGCGCCATCAACCGCGCCCGCGCCGAGGGCCGCCGGGTGGTGGCGGTGGGCACCACCACCGTGCGCACCCTGGAAAGCGCCTGGAACGGCCACGAGGTGGTGCCCGGCGAGGACGAAACCCGCATTTTCATCACCCCGGGGACCGTGGTGCAGGTGCCGGACCTGCTGATCACCAACCTACACCTGCCCGGCAGCACCCTATTGCTGCTGGTGACCGCCTTTGCCGGCGAAAAGCGCATCCGCGCCGCCTACGACGCCGCGCTGCAGGAGGGCTACCGGTTCTACTCGCTGGGGGACGCGATGCTGCTGGAGAACAGGAAGTGGGCAGTGGGCAGTGGGGTGTAG
- a CDS encoding heparan-alpha-glucosaminide N-acetyltransferase domain-containing protein, with protein sequence MAAPTLPTGSVPSSALASSAGRVTPASGRLTALDAFRGLTVMLMLLVNNVALGSATPAQLQHAPFGGLTLTDLVFPWFLLCAGAALPFSLAAMTRAGLTGGARLRRVLERAALLYLLGAFVSSVTAHRLTLGLGVLQLIALATLCGALLAPLRARTQALVALLLLALYAAFLTVGTHPAGTGILDELRNPVQAVNDQWLSPLGLRGLLSVIPTTALVLLGALAARPLATREPRQIWALLPVGVGLAALGVAWASLGGPPLSKTLWTPPYIFTCAGLGMLGLLICWLLADSGRVRGGAAVLAPLTIPGRNALVAYVLPILVKVWILQDWLVGWTGRAQPMGAALLTLAQRHLGPVGGGWTYTGAYLLAVWLGLAYLARRGLILKL encoded by the coding sequence ATGGCCGCGCCCACCCTGCCCACTGGCTCTGTGCCCTCTTCTGCGCTGGCCAGCAGCGCCGGGCGGGTGACCCCGGCCAGCGGGCGCCTGACTGCCCTGGACGCCTTTCGTGGCCTGACGGTCATGCTGATGCTGCTGGTGAACAACGTGGCGCTGGGGAGTGCCACCCCCGCGCAGCTTCAGCACGCGCCTTTTGGCGGCCTGACCCTGACCGATCTGGTGTTTCCGTGGTTCCTGCTGTGTGCCGGGGCGGCCCTGCCGTTCTCGCTGGCCGCCATGACCCGCGCGGGCCTGACAGGCGGGGCGCGCCTGCGCCGAGTGCTGGAACGGGCCGCGCTGCTGTACCTGCTGGGGGCCTTTGTGAGCAGTGTGACCGCCCACCGCCTCACCCTGGGGCTGGGCGTGCTGCAACTGATTGCCCTGGCCACGCTGTGCGGGGCGCTGCTGGCCCCCCTGCGCGCGCGCACCCAGGCGCTGGTGGCGCTGCTGCTGCTGGCGCTGTACGCCGCGTTCCTGACCGTGGGCACCCACCCGGCGGGCACCGGCATTCTGGACGAACTGCGTAACCCTGTGCAGGCGGTCAACGACCAGTGGCTCTCGCCGCTGGGGCTGCGTGGGTTGCTGTCGGTGATTCCCACCACCGCGCTGGTGCTGCTGGGCGCCCTGGCCGCCCGCCCCCTGGCCACGCGCGAGCCCCGGCAGATCTGGGCCCTGTTGCCCGTGGGGGTGGGGCTCGCGGCGCTGGGTGTCGCCTGGGCCTCGCTGGGTGGGCCGCCCCTGAGCAAGACGCTGTGGACCCCGCCGTACATCTTCACCTGCGCGGGGCTGGGCATGCTGGGCCTGCTGATCTGCTGGCTGTTGGCGGATTCGGGCCGGGTGCGCGGGGGTGCCGCGGTGCTGGCGCCGCTGACCATTCCGGGGCGCAACGCCCTGGTGGCCTATGTGCTGCCCATTCTGGTCAAGGTGTGGATTCTGCAAGACTGGCTGGTGGGCTGGACCGGGCGGGCGCAGCCCATGGGCGCCGCGCTGCTGACCCTGGCGCAGCGGCACCTGGGGCCGGTGGGCGGGGGGTGGACCTATACAGGGGCCTACCTGCTGGCGGTCTGGCTGGGGCTGGCGTACCTTGCCCGGCGTGGCTTGATTCTGAAACTCTAG
- a CDS encoding CAP domain-containing protein, whose product MLNVTPQRLLGTLAALVALATPAAAQTTAESQLVSRLNEVRSQGVSCPGSGKRPVAGRLTYTPALAAAARQQAAYMSATGRISHTGAGGSTPRVRAASTGVNAVSVTEIIFMGSGVNPESAVRWWLNSPVHCFWMNEGRYTNVGAAVVQGSRGTAYVMVLSSQPR is encoded by the coding sequence ATGCTGAACGTGACCCCCCAGCGGCTGCTGGGCACGCTGGCGGCCCTCGTGGCGCTGGCAACGCCCGCTGCAGCCCAGACCACGGCCGAAAGCCAGCTTGTCTCGCGCCTGAACGAGGTGCGTTCCCAGGGGGTCAGCTGCCCCGGCAGCGGCAAACGGCCGGTGGCGGGCCGGTTAACGTACACCCCGGCGCTGGCGGCCGCCGCGCGGCAACAGGCGGCGTACATGAGCGCTACCGGGCGCATCAGCCACACCGGGGCCGGGGGCAGCACCCCGCGCGTGCGCGCGGCCAGCACCGGGGTCAATGCGGTCAGTGTGACCGAGATCATCTTCATGGGCAGCGGCGTAAACCCCGAAAGCGCGGTCCGCTGGTGGCTGAATTCCCCGGTGCACTGCTTCTGGATGAATGAGGGCCGCTACACCAATGTGGGCGCCGCCGTGGTCCAGGGGTCGCGCGGCACCGCTTACGTGATGGTCCTGAGCAGCCAGCCGCGTTAA
- a CDS encoding M3 family metallopeptidase yields MTQTMSAATDASSNPLLNVGFRIPFDQIRPEHAEGAVDTLLAQTRERMEHLAAAGERGFADFMDDLDRLTEGLNTVTTIVGHLDSVCSTDGWHEAKMAILPKVSEFYTALSLHEGLYAAAKAFAATEAGQALDPVRARHLKLTIEEFQREGAELQGEARARLTDLNTRLAQVTSEFGKNVLDATAAYELYVGPERLGGVPLRVQEATARDAEAKGQGGQHRLTLHAPVLVPVMTYADDQELRRELWEASARLGVEEGRDNRPLIREILKLRREKAELLGFENFADYVLQDRMAGSGARALAFERDLDARTRPAFERENTELDAFYRQQAGADAPALAPWDVGYWAEKQRQAKYDFDEEALRPYFALDRVLAGLFEITRRIFGITVTEDQAPAWHPEVRYYAIHDEAGTHLASFYTDWFPRDSKRGGAWMNAFITGGPREDGVEPHLGLMCGNMTPPNGDTPALLSIREVETVFQEFGHLLHHALSSVPVRSLSGTQVPWDFVELPSQIMENWVMEREALDLFARHYQTGEAIPDDLFARMVAARNYRAASAAMRQYSFGLTDLSLHVEFDPTGEADPITYARDIMATFSPTPLPETYAMIASFNHLFSNPVGYGAGYYSYKWAEVLDADAFSRFAQEGIFNRETGRAFVQSILSRGNSADPAELYREFMGRDPDADALLRRSGLLPA; encoded by the coding sequence ATGACGCAAACCATGTCGGCGGCGACCGACGCGAGCAGCAATCCGCTGCTGAACGTCGGCTTTCGCATTCCCTTTGACCAGATCCGGCCCGAGCATGCCGAGGGCGCCGTGGACACGCTGCTGGCCCAGACCCGTGAGCGCATGGAGCACCTCGCCGCCGCAGGCGAGCGCGGCTTTGCCGACTTCATGGACGATCTGGACCGCCTGACCGAGGGGCTGAACACGGTCACGACCATCGTGGGCCACCTGGACAGCGTGTGCAGCACGGACGGCTGGCACGAGGCCAAGATGGCGATTCTGCCCAAGGTCAGCGAGTTCTACACCGCCCTGAGCCTGCACGAGGGCCTGTACGCCGCCGCCAAGGCCTTTGCGGCCACCGAGGCGGGGCAGGCCCTGGACCCGGTGCGCGCCCGGCACCTGAAGCTCACCATTGAGGAGTTTCAGCGCGAGGGCGCCGAACTGCAGGGCGAGGCCAGGGCCCGCCTGACCGACCTGAACACCCGGCTGGCCCAGGTGACCAGCGAATTCGGCAAGAACGTGCTGGACGCCACCGCCGCCTACGAACTCTACGTGGGCCCCGAGCGTCTGGGCGGCGTGCCGCTGCGCGTGCAGGAGGCCACTGCCCGCGACGCCGAAGCCAAGGGCCAGGGCGGCCAGCACCGCCTGACCCTGCACGCCCCGGTGCTGGTGCCGGTCATGACCTACGCCGATGACCAGGAACTGCGCCGCGAACTGTGGGAAGCCAGCGCCCGCCTGGGCGTGGAAGAGGGCCGCGACAACCGCCCCCTGATCCGCGAGATTCTGAAACTGCGCCGCGAGAAAGCCGAGCTGCTGGGCTTTGAGAACTTTGCCGACTACGTGCTGCAAGACCGCATGGCGGGTAGCGGCGCGCGCGCCCTGGCCTTCGAGCGCGATCTGGACGCCCGCACCCGCCCCGCCTTCGAGCGCGAGAACACCGAACTGGACGCTTTCTACCGCCAGCAGGCCGGGGCAGACGCCCCCGCGCTGGCCCCCTGGGACGTGGGCTACTGGGCCGAAAAGCAGCGTCAGGCCAAGTACGACTTTGACGAGGAAGCCCTGCGCCCCTACTTCGCGCTGGACCGCGTGCTGGCTGGCCTGTTTGAAATTACCCGCCGCATCTTTGGCATCACCGTGACCGAGGATCAGGCGCCCGCGTGGCACCCCGAAGTGCGCTACTACGCCATTCACGATGAAGCGGGCACCCACCTCGCCAGCTTCTACACCGACTGGTTCCCGCGCGACAGCAAGCGCGGCGGCGCCTGGATGAATGCCTTCATCACCGGCGGCCCCCGCGAAGACGGCGTCGAGCCCCACCTGGGGCTGATGTGCGGCAACATGACGCCCCCCAACGGCGACACCCCGGCCCTGCTGTCTATCCGCGAGGTGGAAACGGTGTTCCAAGAGTTCGGCCACCTGCTGCACCACGCGCTGTCCAGCGTGCCGGTGCGCAGCCTGAGCGGCACCCAGGTCCCCTGGGATTTCGTGGAGCTGCCCAGCCAGATCATGGAGAACTGGGTCATGGAGCGCGAGGCCCTGGACCTGTTTGCCCGCCATTACCAGACCGGCGAGGCCATTCCCGACGATCTGTTTGCCCGCATGGTCGCGGCGCGCAACTACCGTGCGGCCAGCGCCGCCATGCGCCAGTACTCGTTTGGCCTGACCGACCTGTCACTGCACGTGGAGTTTGACCCCACAGGCGAGGCCGATCCTATCACCTACGCCCGCGACATCATGGCCACGTTCTCGCCCACGCCGCTGCCCGAAACCTACGCCATGATCGCCTCGTTCAACCACCTGTTCAGCAACCCCGTGGGCTACGGCGCCGGCTACTACTCCTACAAGTGGGCCGAGGTGCTCGACGCCGACGCCTTCAGCCGCTTTGCCCAGGAAGGCATCTTCAACCGTGAAACCGGGCGCGCCTTCGTGCAGAGCATCCTCAGCCGGGGCAACAGCGCCGACCCCGCCGAGCTGTACCGTGAATTCATGGGCCGCGACCCCGACGCCGACGCCCTGCTGCGCCGCAGCGGTCTCCTCCCCGCCTGA
- a CDS encoding VOC family protein — MTTPPGTTPVQGLHHVTIMASDPQRNVDFYTGVLGQRLVKVTVNFDDPGTYHLYYGDQTGQPGTVMTHFPWPGARRGTRGSGEVVAVAYSAPLASRAYWAERLHSAGFPATLQRRFGQEVLVFEDPDGTTTELVFEDGAAVEPWPASPVPAEHALRGFHSVTAWVRDVAPVRALLAGQLGFTEHGTEADPATASPRTRFQGSGAGVGLYVDMVERPGLARGHFGAGSVHHVALRTRDDAEQAAYLSALDAAGYRPTPVQDRQYFHSIYFREPNGVLFEIATDAPGFPSDEPVAELGRHLKLPAWYEAQRPQIEAHLPQLRSPEYGVTLGTRPLGGAAPAPAEAPGVNVLTAGRPLGEARVAAVLLHGRGGAAQDILSLEREFNLSAFAYLAPQAPGNTWYPHSFLAPVEQNQPQLDEALATVDAVFAHLAEHGIPADRVVLAGFSQGACLALEYASRAAQRPGAVVAFSGGLITLDRTGDLGGLPVFMGVDPHDSHIPLGRFTDTAEHLRARGAAVDARVLPGLGHSINREELDAARALLGQVAGTL; from the coding sequence ATGACCACACCGCCCGGCACCACCCCTGTTCAGGGCCTGCACCACGTCACCATCATGGCCAGCGATCCGCAGCGCAACGTGGATTTCTACACGGGGGTGCTGGGGCAGCGGCTGGTGAAGGTCACGGTGAATTTCGACGATCCCGGCACCTATCACCTGTACTACGGCGACCAGACCGGGCAACCCGGCACGGTCATGACCCATTTTCCCTGGCCGGGCGCCCGCCGGGGCACGCGCGGCAGCGGCGAGGTGGTGGCGGTGGCCTACAGCGCGCCCCTGGCTTCCCGCGCCTACTGGGCAGAGCGGCTGCACAGCGCGGGCTTTCCCGCCACGCTGCAGCGGCGCTTTGGGCAGGAGGTGCTGGTCTTCGAGGACCCCGACGGCACGACCACCGAACTGGTCTTTGAGGACGGCGCCGCCGTTGAGCCCTGGCCCGCCTCGCCGGTGCCCGCCGAACACGCCCTGCGCGGCTTTCACAGCGTGACGGCCTGGGTGCGGGACGTGGCCCCGGTGCGCGCGCTGCTGGCCGGGCAACTGGGCTTCACCGAGCACGGCACCGAGGCCGACCCCGCCACCGCTTCGCCCCGCACCCGCTTTCAGGGCAGTGGCGCGGGCGTGGGCCTGTACGTGGACATGGTGGAGCGCCCGGGGCTGGCACGCGGGCACTTTGGCGCGGGCAGCGTGCACCATGTGGCCCTGCGCACGCGGGACGACGCCGAACAGGCCGCGTACCTCTCGGCGCTGGACGCCGCTGGCTACCGGCCCACGCCCGTGCAGGACCGGCAGTATTTCCATTCCATCTATTTCCGCGAACCGAACGGCGTGCTGTTCGAGATTGCCACCGACGCCCCGGGCTTTCCCAGCGATGAGCCGGTGGCCGAACTGGGCCGCCACCTGAAACTGCCGGCGTGGTACGAGGCGCAGCGCCCGCAGATTGAAGCCCATCTGCCCCAGCTGCGCAGCCCCGAATACGGCGTGACGCTGGGCACCCGGCCCCTGGGCGGCGCGGCACCTGCCCCGGCCGAGGCCCCCGGCGTGAACGTGCTGACCGCCGGCCGCCCCCTGGGCGAGGCCCGCGTGGCGGCGGTGCTGCTGCATGGCCGGGGCGGCGCGGCGCAGGACATCCTGAGCCTGGAGCGCGAATTCAACCTCAGCGCCTTTGCGTATCTGGCCCCGCAGGCGCCGGGGAACACGTGGTATCCGCACTCCTTCCTGGCCCCGGTGGAGCAGAACCAGCCGCAGCTGGACGAGGCCCTGGCGACGGTGGACGCGGTTTTTGCCCACCTCGCCGAGCACGGTATTCCCGCCGATCGCGTGGTGCTGGCGGGCTTTAGCCAGGGGGCCTGTCTGGCGCTGGAATACGCCAGCCGCGCGGCCCAGCGTCCCGGCGCCGTGGTGGCCTTCAGCGGCGGCCTGATCACCCTGGACCGCACGGGCGACCTGGGGGGCCTGCCGGTGTTTATGGGCGTGGACCCCCACGACAGCCACATTCCACTGGGGCGCTTTACCGACACCGCCGAGCACCTGCGCGCACGCGGCGCCGCCGTGGACGCCCGCGTGCTGCCGGGCCTGGGCCACAGCATCAACCGCGAAGAGCTGGACGCCGCGCGGGCGCTGCTGGGACAGGTGGCAGGAACGCTGTAA